A window of Mytilus edulis chromosome 10, xbMytEdul2.2, whole genome shotgun sequence contains these coding sequences:
- the LOC139492415 gene encoding uncharacterized protein, with protein MLYTGFAAGQDHVRSHYYGGPANMLCLPNNPELSNRTAPGNSFLSGSEYQDGHFFVNGALNEDVPCALCRSANTSATIMIPGRISCDSDWKLEYHGILASGAYSHKPSSYICLDSHPEFLQAGQDDKDGHLLYATTTNCGSLACPPYVNNMAINCVVCSR; from the exons ATGTTGTACACAG GCTTTGCAGCAGGCCAAGACCATGTACGTTCTCATTATTATGGCGGTCcagctaatatgctttgtcttcCAAACAATCCTGAACTAAGTAATAGAACAGCACCTGGTAACAGCTTCTTGTCTGGATCAGAGTACCAAGATGGACATTTTTTTGTTAATGGTGCATTAAATGAAGATGTTCCCTGTGCACTATGCAGAAGCGCAAATACTTCAGCAACTATAATGATTCCTGGAAGGATATCGTGTGATAGCGACTGGAAATTGGAATATCATGGTATATTAGCATCAGGTGCTTACAGCCATAAACCATCGTCATACATTTGCCTTGATAGTCACCCAGAATTTCTACAAGCTGGACAAGATGACAAAGATGGTCATTTACTGTACGCTACCACAACTAATTGTGGATCTTTAGCCTGTCCTCCTTATGTTAACAACATGGCTATAAACTGTGTCGTTTGCTCTAGATAA